Genomic segment of Arvicola amphibius chromosome 7, mArvAmp1.2, whole genome shotgun sequence:
TGAATCCATTAAACCCGGGATGTGCTGTCAGCTTGGTGACAAGCGGGTCTAGGGAGAACCTCCCCTGCAGTCTGTCAAGGGGTCAATTGTCTGGTGGGCGGATTCCAGCTGTCTCCTGCCACTTGGAAATCCATACCCCTCTTAAGAGCTGAGAAGCCTACACAGACCTCCTTAGAGGGCAGCTGTGGAGGGTCAGAGAAACAGGGGCGATGCACTAGAGGGCCGCTTCCTCAGTCCCAGCACCAGAGACAGGCACTTGATTCCTGGGTGTTTCATAGCCACCTATCCTTTTGGTTTgcgggttttatttatttatttatttattttggtttttcgagacagggtttctctgtagctttggagcctgtcctggaactagctcttgtagaccaggctggtctcgaactcacagagatccgcctgcctctgcctcccgagtgctgggattaaaggcgtgcgccaccaccgcccggcttgttttgcgGGTTTTAAAAATAGGACCCTGACTCACCCTACATAAATGCACTTCTAGTATATAATTCCTGAACTAACTCAGACAGACGAGACAGGCCTATTCTCTAGTCTCCCTTTTATTTGCCTATCAAGTGCAGAAGTTGAGCAGACTGTCTCCTCCAACCTTAAAAACCTCCTGGCGTAGGACTCTGCAGGGCTCCCGCTGTGGGGGTGAGGGACGGGAGTCACAGCACAGAGCTATGACAGCCCATTGCCTTGCATCCCTTCACAGCCAACAAACATGGTGCCCCAGCTTAGTGTGAGGCTCTCTGTACCATGGACACAGAACACAGAGTGACAGAATCAGAAGATAAACCCTGGGTGGGCTGGGGgatagtggcatacacctttagtcccagcacttgagaggcagaactcagaatctctgagttcaaataagcctggtctacatagtgagctccaggacagccagagctccacagggaaactgtttctaaaaaaacagagaaaaaagaagaaagaaagaaaagaagatgaccCTAGGGgttgtggctcagttggtggagtatTTGCCCTGGTTAATCCCTggcactgcataaactggacatagtggtatatgcctttaatcctgcactTTGGCAATAaagtaggaagatcagaagttcatggtcatccttggctacatccTAAGTTCATGGTTAGCCTGGGcttgagacccaatctcaaaaacaaaagagagccTCCAACCGGGCAGCAAGGATATATGTAAATAACATTGCTGACCAGGGTCTGGGGATTGGGAACGCAACAGGCTCTGTGATGTCAGAGGGTCAGACATATGGGGGTGCCGGAGACCATGTGAGACCTTGtagagaaggaggaagcaggatgtgggAAGTGGAGATATGGACAAGGGTATTCCAAGGGACCAGTTGGAGGCACAGAGCCCAGGTGTGTCTGCTGGCAGGAAAAGGTGTGGAGGCTGTAGCCTCCTGCTGAGGCCTTCCCACAGCTGCCTGAGGTGTCCCTAGCAGAGTGCGTGCACGTTCTTCATCTGACTTGGCATGCTGACACGAGCCTGGCCCTTCTGGGTACTGTACCCGAGGCACCTTACAGCATGGGACCATTCCCCCGAGACTGCAGCAGCGGGCAAATGGATCCTGAGGTCTCCATGTGTCAGTCTTTCCTGGTTAGCTTTTCCTGacaggagaggagggaaccctaactgagaaaatgcctccttaagatcaggttgtaggcaagttgacagggcattttcttaattagtgattgatgtaggaagggACAGATTTCTGTGGGtgaggccatccctgggctgacaTTCCTGGGTGCTGTAACAAAGTGGGCCGAGCAAGCCgtgaggagcaaggcagtaagcggcaccctccatggcttctgcaccagctcctgctccaggctcctgccctgcttgagttcctgtcctgacttccttcaatgatgaacagcgataaagcaaaagcaaacaaacccctCCCTTGCCAAGTCACtcttgtcatggtgtttcatttttttttgtttgtttgttttttgagacagggtttctctatgtaacagtcctggatgtctagaactcactctatgcaccaggctggtcttgaactcaaacagagcccctgcctctgtctcctgagtgcaggagtGTGTTTCACCACGGCAATAGTGATGCAGTCTCATGGCTGCTAATGAGTCCTCAGCTGGGTGCTTGGGAGGACTGACAGAGCCCTGAGGCCTGGGTACTCACCCCTATAGGAACTAAATCACAAGATGTCACTGCTACCCGAGAACAGGGGTGCTGGAACCTGGACCACCTGTAGAGCAGCCCTGGCTCCTGCTGCCATACCCCAACTGACCTCCATGATGTCCTTAATGACCGGGGTCCATCGTGAGAGCTGGTAGGTCTGCTCACTGATGCGCTCCTTCCGCTCCGGCTTGCTTCTGCGTCGTAGTGTAGACTGAAAGCAAGCACACATAGTCAGGCTCCAGCCAGAACCACCCGGGGCTCAGTGACCTCTGGAAATTCCCTCACGGACCCTCTTCGGAATTAGCATTGGCAATGAGAATTAAAGGAGAGGTTCTGCCTAGTGTAGCCCCCGAGATGAACCTCTTTAAGAGACTCTGAAAACAAGGGACACCTGAGAAAACGTTGTTCTATTGCTTTGTTTAgtaacacagggtttctctgtgaaacagctctggctatcctggaactcactttgtagacctggccttgaactcacagagatccgcctgcctctgcctcccaagtgctgggattaaggatgtggtATTAAAGCCAACATGCCCAGCTCAAAGCATGGATCTTTAACCACGAAGAACGGCAAATGgggctgtggtggtctgaatcAGAACGGtcatatatctgaatgcttagGTACCAGGGAGTGTCGCTATTTGAAAAACTTAGAAGGATTACAAGTTAttgccttgttggaagaagtctgtgtgtgtgccactggCTGTAGCCTTTGCGGTCTCAATTCCATGCCAGACCCTGCCCCAACTCAGCCCCTGgatcagctacttctccagcaccagaaaCGCCTGCCCCCTTGGTCCCTGctatgacaatggactaaacctctgaaattgtaagccagcctCCACTTGAATGCtctcttttatgagttgccttgatcatggtgtctcttcacaacaacaaaacagtgacTAAAGCAGGAGTTCAAACATGTAAATGCTGTGACcaaaaacatcttaaaaatcCACACTGGCATGGTGACTCATACctggagtcccagcactgggaggctgaaGTCAGGGTATtatcatgaattcaagaccagtcctgggctacagagtgagactctgtctcaaaacaaacaaacaaacaaacaaacaaacaaaaaggtagttaaaaataatttgctaGAAAACCAGTTTCCGGTTCCGTTGGGCTCAGTCCTCTCCTAAGCTACGTGTCTCTACCTTCTCAAGCCGCCGTCCCGCAATCAGTCATGGATCAGGTAATGCAGTTCGTTGAGCCAAGTCGGCAGTTCGTAAAGGACTCAATTCGGCTGGTTAAAAGATGCACCAAGCCCGACAGAAAAGAATTCCAGAAGATTGCCATGGCCACAGCCATAGGATTTGCTATCATGGGATTCATTGGCTTCTTTGTGAAACTGATCCATATCCCTATTAATAACATTATTGTGGGTGGCTGAGTGCTTTCTCTTCACTGGAATTAGGAACAAATGAGGGTGTGAGAAGCTTATGAAGTAAAAAGTTGCCTGtatactttgtgtttttctctccttttcccctccacaAGAGGTTTTGTATTTCTAAACTAAAAAggtttcaaaataaacatttttcccatgacaaaaaaaaaaataataatttgctagtttggtggtggtggcgcaagcctttaatcccagcatttgggaggcagaggcagatggatctttgtgagttctaggccagcctggtctacagagcaagtttcagtacagccagggatacacagagaaaccctgtcttaaaaaacaaaacgaagCAAAATTAGCTGTCTATTAATGAGAACACACTAGTTGGGCATGACTTGGGTTTCCGCTTCGCGCCAGCAGCATGGCTGTTCTGGGTAAATCAGTTCCACTATTTTAAGCCTTTGTGACCCAAGTTATAAAGACACTGCCAGCTGCAGTCACTGTCAGGTGAACCCAGTCCCTCTTAAGATCCCAGCTGGTTTTGCCAGTCCTGCTCCATGGGTTGTCTGCCTCTAGGGGGAAACACACAGCGGGGGCTCCTCCGCCTGGGATTCAGGCACTGCCCAAAACAGAGTTTCTGCCCACCATCGCAGAGGGCACTGGGGAGCCCCTACCTTCTGAACCATCTGCCTGATGTCACTCTCAGTCACCTCACTGCCACAGGGCTCACTTGATCAGGTGATGCTGCCACCCTCACAGGGGGTGATGAGGCAAGGTCACGAGCTGTGACAGGAAAACTGGGTGGCCCGTTTCAGAGGAGTTCAGAGACAGATCGTGTGACTCCTGGACACGTCTAGTTCCTGACTTTGAATTCATTGTCCTTTCTGCCCTCATCTCTGATTCTGTCTCTCCTATTCTCTCTTCcgtcttccccctccctccttccctctcccctctttcccctttcttggtGCAGAGGGTGGTACATGGCCACATCACGGGTGCTGCCAATCATGA
This window contains:
- the LOC119819473 gene encoding protein transport protein Sec61 subunit gamma; this encodes MDQVMQFVEPSRQFVKDSIRLVKRCTKPDRKEFQKIAMATAIGFAIMGFIGFFVKLIHIPINNIIVGG